The DNA sequence TTCACGCACAGAGGCCGTCGACGCGTCGCGCACGGCTCCGTGCCTCTGTGCCTCCGTGGCGAAGTCGATCCTACTTTGCGTCCAACGCCGCAACGCCCGGCAGCACCTTGCCTTCGAGGAACTCGAGCGAGGCCCCACCGCCGGTCGAGACGTGCGACATCGCCGTCGCGAGCCCGGCCGCTTCGACGGCCGCGGCAGAGTCGCCACCGCCGACGATTGTCGTCGCGCCCTTCTTCGTAGCCTCGACCATCGCCTGCGCGATCGCATTCGTGCCCTTGTCGAACGGCGCCGTCTCGAACACGCCCATGGGCCCGTTCCAGATGATGGTCTTCGCCGATGCAATGGCGCGGGCATAGCTGGCCGCCGAGTCGGGGCCGATATCGAGCATCGCCTCGTCGGTCGGGATCTCGTCGCGCTTCACGGCATGCGCCTTCGCGCCCTCGGCGATCGCCGGCGCCACCGTCGCGTCGTGCGGAATCGTCAGGCGAAACGCCGCGCGCTCCATGAGGTCCTTCGCCATGTCCACGCGGTCCGGCTCGACCAACGACTTGCCCGTCTCGAAGCCCATGGCCTTGTAGAACGTGCAGGCCATGGCGCCGCCGATGAGGATGCCGTCCACCTTGGGCAGCAACGCCTCGATGACGTCGATCTTGCCCGAGATCTTGCTGCCGCCGAGGATCGCGATGAACGGACGCTTCGGCTTCTCGAGCGCCCCGCCGAGGTAGTCGAGCTCCTTCTGCATGAGCAGGCCCGCGACGGCTGGCTTGAGCAACTTCGCCACGCCCTCAGTGCTCGCGTGCGCGCGATGTGCCGCGCCGAAGGCGTCGTTCACGTAGAGGTCACCCAGCTTGGCGAACGCGGCGCTCAGCGCCGCGTCGTTCTTCTCCTCGCCGGCCTCGAAGCGCGTGTTCTCCAGCAGGCAGACCTCGCCATCCATGAGCGCCTTCGTCGCCGCCTCGGCCTCGGCGCCCACCACGTGCGGCACGAAGGTCACCGGCTTGCCCAGCAACTCCGCGAGCCGCGGCGCGACCGGCGCGAGCGAGTACTTCGCCTCCGGCTTGCCCTTGGGGCGGCCCAGATGCGAGCACAGCACCACGCGGGCGCCGGCCTTGAGCAGCGTTTGGATGGTCGGCACGGCCGCACGGATGCGCGTGTCGTCCGCGACCTTGCCGTCGTCGCTGAGCGGGACGTTGAAGTCCACGCGCACGAGGGCCCTGCGGCCGGCGAGCTCCGCGGCCCCAAGGTCCTTGATCGTCTTGGTGTGCATGGGACGCGCCTTAGAGCGACTTGCCGACCATCTCGAGCAGATCGACGCAGCGCGACGAATAGCCCCACTCGTTGTCGTACCAGCCGGAGACCTTCACCAGCGTCCCGTCGATGACGTTCGTGCACTTGGCATCGAGCACCACGGAGTGCGGGTTGCCGATGTAGTCCACGCTGACGAGCTCTTCCTCGGAGTAGCCGACAATCCCCTTGAGCGCGCCCTCGGCGGCCGCCTTGAACGCCGCGTTCACCTCGGCGATCGTCGTGCCCTTCTCGACCTCCACCGTGAGCTCCGTGATGGACACGTCCGGCGTCGGGACGCGGATCGACGTGCCGTCGATCTTGCCCTTCACTTCCGGGATCACCAGCGAGGTCGCCTTCGCGGCGCCCGTCGAGGTCGGGATCATCGAGAGCGCCGCGGCACGCGCACGGCGCAGGTCCTTGTGCGGCAGGTCGAGGATGTTCTGGTCGTTGGTGTAGCTGTGGATCGTCACCATCGACGCGTGCTTCATGCCGAAGGTATCGCGCACCACCTTCACCATCGGCGCGACGCAGTTCGTGGTGCAGCTGGCGTTCGAGATGATCGTGTGCTTGGCGGCATCGTACTTGTCGCCGTTCACGCCGAGCACGAGCGTGATGTCCTCGCCGGTGGCGGGCGCGGAGATGATCACTTTCTTCGCGCCGCCGGCGATGTGCTTCTTGGCGTCGTCGGCCTTCGTGAAGCGCCCCGTGCTCTCGAGCACCACGTCGACCTTGAGGTCCTTCCACGGCAGCAGCGCCGGATCCTTCTCCTTCAGGACCTTGATCTTGTCGCCGTTGATCGTGATGGACTCGTCGTCGTGCGACACGGTGCCCTCGAAGCGGCCGTGCACCGAGTCGTACGTGAAGAGGTGCGCCAGCGTCTTCGTGTCCGTGAGGTCGTTGATGGCGACGATATCGAGGTTGGCACCGCGCTCCTTGGCGGCGCGGACGACCTGGCGGCCGATGCGGCCGAATCCGTTGATGCCAACGCGAAGCTTTGCAGACATGGCCCGGTTCCTGTGGGCAGACTGTGAAGGATCAAGGGCGGTCCGCAGCGGTGCGGGCCCGGCCAAACGTCAGGTAACTCAGGGTGCGGGCCCCCGCCTCGAACAGCGCCTCGGCGCAGGCATTGAGCGTCGCCCCGGTGGTCAACACGTCATCGACGAGGATCAGGTGCCGGCCAGTGACCTGGGCCGCCGCGAAATCCGCGCACGAGAACGCGCCGTGAACGTTCGCCAAGCGCTCCCCGCGAGTCAACGAGGTTTGCGACGGCGTCGCTCGCCGGCGCTGCAGCACGTCGGTCCAGACGGGCAGCCCCCAGCGGCGTCCCACGGCCTCGGCGAGCCGCTGCGCCTGGTTGTAGCCTCGCGCGCGCTGCTTGGCCGCCGCCAGCGGCACTGGAAGCAGCGCCGCGCGCTCCCGCAACACGTCAGGCGGCCACGGCAGGCGTGCAATCCGCGCGCCCATCTCCTCGGCGACGGTGGGCCAGCCGTCATACTTGAGCGCGGCCAGCAGGCCGGAGCTGACGGGATGCGGAACCCAGCAGAGCGACCGGGCGCAGCGCACGAACGGCGGCAGGAGGGCGCAGCCATTGCAGGCGCCACGCGGCGCACGGGGATGGCCGCAACGCAGGCATTGCGGCTGTGGCAGCAGCGGGAGCCGCGCCCAACAGGCGCCGCACACCACACCGCGTTCGTGCTCGGCTAAGGCGGCCTCACACCTCGCACAGTGCCGT is a window from the Pseudogemmatithrix spongiicola genome containing:
- a CDS encoding phosphoglycerate kinase, translating into MHTKTIKDLGAAELAGRRALVRVDFNVPLSDDGKVADDTRIRAAVPTIQTLLKAGARVVLCSHLGRPKGKPEAKYSLAPVAPRLAELLGKPVTFVPHVVGAEAEAATKALMDGEVCLLENTRFEAGEEKNDAALSAAFAKLGDLYVNDAFGAAHRAHASTEGVAKLLKPAVAGLLMQKELDYLGGALEKPKRPFIAILGGSKISGKIDVIEALLPKVDGILIGGAMACTFYKAMGFETGKSLVEPDRVDMAKDLMERAAFRLTIPHDATVAPAIAEGAKAHAVKRDEIPTDEAMLDIGPDSAASYARAIASAKTIIWNGPMGVFETAPFDKGTNAIAQAMVEATKKGATTIVGGGDSAAAVEAAGLATAMSHVSTGGGASLEFLEGKVLPGVAALDAK
- the gap gene encoding type I glyceraldehyde-3-phosphate dehydrogenase is translated as MSAKLRVGINGFGRIGRQVVRAAKERGANLDIVAINDLTDTKTLAHLFTYDSVHGRFEGTVSHDDESITINGDKIKVLKEKDPALLPWKDLKVDVVLESTGRFTKADDAKKHIAGGAKKVIISAPATGEDITLVLGVNGDKYDAAKHTIISNASCTTNCVAPMVKVVRDTFGMKHASMVTIHSYTNDQNILDLPHKDLRRARAAALSMIPTSTGAAKATSLVIPEVKGKIDGTSIRVPTPDVSITELTVEVEKGTTIAEVNAAFKAAAEGALKGIVGYSEEELVSVDYIGNPHSVVLDAKCTNVIDGTLVKVSGWYDNEWGYSSRCVDLLEMVGKSL
- a CDS encoding ComF family protein, whose amino-acid sequence is MRCARSLCWVPHPVSSGLLAALKYDGWPTVAEEMGARIARLPWPPDVLRERAALLPVPLAAAKQRARGYNQAQRLAEAVGRRWGLPVWTDVLQRRRATPSQTSLTRGERLANVHGAFSCADFAAAQVTGRHLILVDDVLTTGATLNACAEALFEAGARTLSYLTFGRARTAADRP